GAAGAGGAGCTTGAGTCCGTAAAAGGCTATCTGCATCGTAGTTGGGGGGGGAGCCGTTTACCCCCTACTGAGCTACAGGCAGATGAGGGGCCACACTCCCCGACGTGAGGCTCGCTAGAAGCGTTTAATAACCGCCATATTGACGACAATGACTCAACTGACACGTTTAGACCAACTACTGGTCAGCCAAGGGCTGGCCAGTTCTCGTACGCGCGCACAGCGGTTGATTCGCAACGGTCGCGTGTACCTTCAAGATGGCACACCTCTCGGCAAGCCATCCGAAAAGTGGCCGCTGGATACCTTGCTTCATATCGATGAAGACCCAGAGGAACGCTACGTTTCCCGTGCAGGCTTAAAACTAGAGGGCGTTCTTAACGCACTTAACATGCGACTGGATGGACGCGTCGTGTTAGATATTGGCCAATCAACGGGGGGCTTTACCGATTGTTCACTTCAATTTGGTGCCTGTCATGTCATAGGTGTTGAAGTTGGCCATACACAGTTAGCCGAGCGCTTACGTGGCGACCCAAGGGTCACTTGTCTAGAAGGCTTAAATGCCCGTCATATGACGTCATCGACAGCCCTTCAAAACGCCGTGGCTAACCATCCTATCGACATGGCCGTGATGGACGTTTCGTTTATCTCGCAAACACTAATCTTGCCCGAGATTGCCCCTCTTTTACCCACGGGGGGGCAACTACTTTCATTGGTAAAACCACAGTTTGAGCTAGAACCAGGCGCCCTGGATAAGCGTGGCATTGTGCGTAACGCTAGCCGTTATGCCGACGTGGAGCAAAAGATACGCGATGCTTGCACTGAATGCAGGTTACTCATAAGCCACTGGCAGGAAAGCCCGATTACCGGCGGCGACGGTAATCGGGAATTTTTACTACTGGCCACTAAACACTAACAACAAAGCATTTAATAACAATCGCTTAAGAATAAGCACTTAAGAATAAGCACTTAAGAATAAGCACTTAAAACAAGCCCCAATGCTAACCTAGCCATTAGCTTAGGTTAGCAGGAGGCAGTCGGTTAGCTGATTGTACTTTAACTGATTCGCCTCGGTCACGGTGCAACCACACGTCCATTTGCTCGAAGGCCACCCGCACACCCGCCTCACGGAACAACTCATCAACCCGGCAGTTAACTTCGTCCGCAGCAAACAGCCGGTCAAGCAAATCGTTGACGAAAATACGCAGCTCAAAATTCAGGCTGTGCGGCCCGTAGTTCAGACAGAAAACCTGAGGCTCGGGGTCTTCTAGTACGCGGGGGTTTTCGTCGGCGGCCTGACGCAGCAGCGTATGCACTAAAGGCAAATCAGACCCGTGAGTAACCCCGTACGTCAGCACTACGCGGGTCACATTATCCGAAAGTGACCAGTTGATGAGCTGATCCGTCACAAAGGTTTTATTGGGAATGATGATTTCTTTTCGGTCAAAGTCAGTCACTGTGGTGGCTCGAATGCGGATCCGACTCACCGTGCCATGAAGATTCCCAAGCGTAATGGTGTCACCAATCCGAATTGGGCGTTCAAACAGAATAATCAAGCCAGAAATAAAGTTGGCAAATATCTCCTGAAGCCCAAAGCCTAAGCCCACACTCAGTGCCGCCACCAGCCACTGCAATTTATTCCAGGAAACACCCAGCGTCGCCAACGCCATCACGACGCCAGTTCCAACAATAGTGTAGGAGAGCAGCGAGCTAATGGCATAAGCACTACCCTGCTTTAATGACAAGCGCGAAAGCACCATCACTTCCAATAAGCCGGGCAAGTTACGCGCCATGATAAAGGTAACGGCGACTACAAGCAGCGCAGTGAACACATCGGAAATCGATAGCGCGTCTCCGACCAAGTCACCCTCTTCCGCATCCCATATTGACACCTGATCTAAATAGCCCAGCACCGCCAGTAGGTCTGACCACACCAGGTACAGCAGGGCACTAAAACCTATTAACAAAATCAACTTCGATAGGCGCAATGATTGCGAGTTGATTTTCTCCATATCTAAAGGAGGCTCTTCAACGACCTCAACCCCTCCTTCTGCGCCCTCTTGCACTTGAGCATGACGTCTAGCAAGCGCTCGCCGATAAGCTAACCGCCGTGCTGCAACTGCTAAGCTACGCACCACGGTGGCTTCAACAACGACCCACAAGCCCAGCAGATAAAGGGTTATTGCAAAACGTGCAACTAGGCGCAACGCCGTATACTCGTACCCCCACACCACAAGGCCTAGTAGCACAAGTGGTACCGACGCCATCGCAAGACCTAGCACCAGCCGAAATAGCCGCACACCGAAAAACGGGACATGAGATAAGATTAACAGCGCCAACCACCAGCTCATCGCCACCAAACCAGCGGCAAAAACCCCTATCGCCACCGGGCGCAACGCCAGCGGTGTTTCCATTTGACCTGAGAGCGCGGCAATAACGACCACAGGCGCTAACGCCAGTCCTAAACCACCCAGCAACTTACGCAACCGCGCAGTATAAGCCGGGGCCCAGGTGAAATGACGCTCTGCAACTCCGTCAGAGACAAGAAGCCGACGCCCCCAAGCCACAACCACCCAGCTAAGCGCCAATTGCATCAGCGCTGGCGAAACACTGCTTGCTAGTGCGCCTTCAGCCTCACTTAGAGCAACACCAACCCCCGCCAACCCTAAGGGCCCTGGCAGCGCCAGCAGCACATTTAAAAGCACCGCCTTTATCGTATGTAACTGAGTATCACTTTTCAGCCGACCAATTTGGGAGTGAATGAGCGCAAGCCGTGACTTAATTTGTCGACGCAGCCCGATCAGAGCCACGCCAAGCACAATAAGCGGAGCGCCAATCAGCATGCGCCATGAAAAACCCTGCCATTGAGTGGGTAAAATCGCCCGCCACTCTCCTTCTAACCACTCCTGCTGAAGGTTATGGGGAATTTGCCGCAGCCAGTTAATATCCAACGGACGGCTGTTGGCCACCCAAAATAGCTGCTCATCAATGGTTGCCCGCAAATCGCGCGTCGTCGCCAATAGCTGTTGTTGGTTTAGCTGCAGCTCAATAGCAGCACTCAGCAAGCTGCCGTAAGACTGCTCAAGCTGCTCTACCAATTCACGGCGCGATTGATAAAGTCGCGTCAAAGAGTCCACCAACCCTGGAGTGACATCAACCCCAGCTTCCTGCAAACGCTGAGCAGCCAAGCGATCACTTTGACGCAGCTGGTCGCGCTGACGAATCAAGTCAAATTGCTTGAGTCGCAAATCGGCAATTTCATCTTGCAAGTCACGCCTTGGCGCGACTAGCGGTAACGACTGGCGCTGCTCTCGAAGAATACGTGACAACAGCTGGCTACCACGGATAGCGTCAATTTGCTCGTTAAGGCTGCGCTGAAGTTGCCGCACATGATCTAGCTGGCGCTGTGCCTCTATATTTTCACGTATAATGCCGTTCGCTCGATCCGTGGCTCTCAGCAACTCAAGACTCAACGCTTGATTCGTTTGCTGAGCATTGAGTACCACAGGATGCCCTTCGGCGATCAGCGGGTCGTTCTTTGCTGCGTCTGCAATGGCTTGCTCAGAAACAAGCCGCCGCTGGCGGTCAATCACGCCTTGCAATAAGTTA
This genomic window from Halomonas sp. TD01 contains:
- a CDS encoding TlyA family RNA methyltransferase — encoded protein: MTRLDQLLVSQGLASSRTRAQRLIRNGRVYLQDGTPLGKPSEKWPLDTLLHIDEDPEERYVSRAGLKLEGVLNALNMRLDGRVVLDIGQSTGGFTDCSLQFGACHVIGVEVGHTQLAERLRGDPRVTCLEGLNARHMTSSTALQNAVANHPIDMAVMDVSFISQTLILPEIAPLLPTGGQLLSLVKPQFELEPGALDKRGIVRNASRYADVEQKIRDACTECRLLISHWQESPITGGDGNREFLLLATKH
- the mscK gene encoding mechanosensitive channel MscK — protein: MVKNALKALLRLLFIYLLLTVSGAVYAQAPLLDQVPTETQLSERLAELESQESELTTEQTQVKEALSAALQSFERLHAVEERLKSLEQRVTQAPEILRRLERELNEAEEESRQLSVDNLSDIPLNELEAQQAKAVVELQQLQSQLAEVNSQLLAAQTLPERAQQAISDALQRAENLRRQSDEREALLGDRQLSARHDAQLIQWRIERALAEQEVNLNQRELSANSRLRELAQERRELIELQIDQQEQQLNLLQGVIDRQRRLVSEQAIADAAKNDPLIAEGHPVVLNAQQTNQALSLELLRATDRANGIIRENIEAQRQLDHVRQLQRSLNEQIDAIRGSQLLSRILREQRQSLPLVAPRRDLQDEIADLRLKQFDLIRQRDQLRQSDRLAAQRLQEAGVDVTPGLVDSLTRLYQSRRELVEQLEQSYGSLLSAAIELQLNQQQLLATTRDLRATIDEQLFWVANSRPLDINWLRQIPHNLQQEWLEGEWRAILPTQWQGFSWRMLIGAPLIVLGVALIGLRRQIKSRLALIHSQIGRLKSDTQLHTIKAVLLNVLLALPGPLGLAGVGVALSEAEGALASSVSPALMQLALSWVVVAWGRRLLVSDGVAERHFTWAPAYTARLRKLLGGLGLALAPVVVIAALSGQMETPLALRPVAIGVFAAGLVAMSWWLALLILSHVPFFGVRLFRLVLGLAMASVPLVLLGLVVWGYEYTALRLVARFAITLYLLGLWVVVEATVVRSLAVAARRLAYRRALARRHAQVQEGAEGGVEVVEEPPLDMEKINSQSLRLSKLILLIGFSALLYLVWSDLLAVLGYLDQVSIWDAEEGDLVGDALSISDVFTALLVVAVTFIMARNLPGLLEVMVLSRLSLKQGSAYAISSLLSYTIVGTGVVMALATLGVSWNKLQWLVAALSVGLGFGLQEIFANFISGLIILFERPIRIGDTITLGNLHGTVSRIRIRATTVTDFDRKEIIIPNKTFVTDQLINWSLSDNVTRVVLTYGVTHGSDLPLVHTLLRQAADENPRVLEDPEPQVFCLNYGPHSLNFELRIFVNDLLDRLFAADEVNCRVDELFREAGVRVAFEQMDVWLHRDRGESVKVQSANRLPPANLS